One genomic segment of Catalinimonas alkaloidigena includes these proteins:
- a CDS encoding PAS domain-containing sensor histidine kinase, producing the protein MENIEQVILENTLVGYWDWNIAENTKYLSPQFKSMLGYEDHELPNSPETWETLIFPEDLVRVSKIYHGHTKSKGKIPYKSEVRYKHKNGSTVWVVCTGRVIEWDEDDKPVRMVGCYIDITLQKAAEKKLKTQNNRFQSILAGTNSGTWEWNVQTGDTIFNERWAEIIGYTLEELQPVSIETWLKHTHPDDLKRSGELLEDHFVGKTDFYECECRMLHKNGHWVWVLDRGKVISWTLDGKPLWMAGSHQEITERKNNEAQLEKYKYLLGKANQVAKIGTWEIDFKKNRPIWNEGTRKIHEVDAHYQPDMETAILFYPEGEQRDKITDAVKKAINEGLPFDLELQILTAKNNLIWVRAIGIPDFENMKCRRLYGIFQDIDEQKKSTLKLTRSEEQFRQTFTHAAIGMALVSTEGKWLQVNKQVCDMLGYTEEELLQKTFQDITHPDDLDIDLSYVQQMLDNEISSYQMEKRYFHKNGGIVWGLLAVSLVKDGEGNPLHFVSQIQDISELKKAYKQLEESVSLVKEQNDRLINFAHIVSHNLRSHTGNLEMMLKFLSMETDEEEKKILLENITGISSSLSETITYLTEVVRIQTDVDGQKESLNLKHFLDKTINTLSADLRKTDGEIVVSVDEETEIIFNSAYLDSVLLNFLSNALKYRHPKRKPHIKIWTEKQDDYLILSIADNGRGIDLDKYGAKLFGLYKTFHEHQDARGVGLFITKNQIEAMGGKVSVESTINIGTTFRIYFCYEKNKACVHH; encoded by the coding sequence ATGGAAAATATAGAGCAAGTAATCTTAGAAAACACTCTTGTAGGATATTGGGATTGGAATATCGCCGAAAACACCAAATACCTGAGTCCTCAATTTAAATCCATGCTTGGCTACGAGGATCATGAGTTACCAAATAGCCCTGAGACATGGGAAACACTTATTTTTCCTGAAGATTTGGTGCGTGTATCAAAAATTTACCATGGACATACAAAAAGTAAGGGGAAAATTCCCTATAAGTCCGAGGTAAGATATAAGCATAAAAATGGTTCAACGGTATGGGTGGTCTGCACAGGAAGGGTAATAGAGTGGGACGAAGATGACAAGCCTGTTAGAATGGTTGGCTGTTATATTGATATTACCCTACAAAAAGCAGCAGAAAAAAAACTCAAAACCCAGAATAATAGATTCCAGAGTATTTTAGCAGGTACTAATAGCGGCACGTGGGAATGGAACGTTCAAACAGGAGACACAATTTTCAATGAACGTTGGGCAGAAATCATTGGATACACCCTTGAGGAACTTCAACCTGTATCCATTGAGACCTGGCTTAAACATACTCATCCTGATGATCTAAAGCGCTCGGGAGAATTACTGGAAGATCACTTCGTCGGCAAAACAGATTTTTACGAGTGTGAATGCAGAATGCTGCATAAAAATGGGCATTGGGTGTGGGTCCTGGATAGAGGCAAAGTAATTAGCTGGACCCTAGATGGTAAACCTCTGTGGATGGCTGGCTCTCATCAGGAAATTACCGAACGAAAAAACAATGAGGCCCAACTAGAAAAGTACAAATACCTATTAGGCAAAGCCAATCAGGTAGCTAAAATTGGAACCTGGGAAATTGACTTTAAGAAGAACAGGCCTATATGGAATGAGGGAACTCGTAAAATTCATGAAGTAGATGCGCATTACCAGCCCGATATGGAAACTGCCATCTTGTTTTATCCGGAAGGTGAGCAGCGTGATAAAATTACTGATGCGGTAAAAAAAGCCATCAATGAGGGCCTTCCTTTTGACCTTGAACTTCAAATTCTTACCGCTAAAAATAACCTGATATGGGTAAGGGCCATCGGAATTCCCGATTTTGAAAATATGAAGTGCAGAAGGCTGTATGGTATTTTTCAGGATATCGATGAGCAAAAAAAATCAACCCTCAAGCTAACACGAAGCGAGGAACAGTTTAGACAAACCTTTACGCATGCAGCTATTGGTATGGCACTGGTCTCAACGGAAGGAAAGTGGTTACAAGTGAACAAGCAAGTCTGCGATATGCTTGGCTACACTGAAGAGGAATTACTGCAAAAAACCTTTCAGGATATCACGCATCCTGATGACCTTGATATTGACCTCAGCTACGTACAGCAAATGCTCGACAATGAAATAAGCTCTTACCAAATGGAGAAGCGGTATTTTCATAAAAACGGCGGTATTGTCTGGGGTTTGTTGGCTGTTTCTCTGGTAAAAGACGGAGAGGGTAATCCTTTACATTTTGTCTCACAGATACAAGATATTTCTGAGCTTAAAAAAGCCTATAAGCAACTTGAAGAATCCGTCAGTCTTGTAAAAGAACAGAATGACAGGCTTATCAATTTTGCGCATATTGTTTCGCATAACTTAAGGTCACATACGGGCAACCTGGAAATGATGCTGAAGTTTCTGAGCATGGAAACCGATGAGGAAGAGAAAAAGATTTTACTGGAAAATATTACCGGTATTTCCTCTTCTCTTTCTGAAACCATCACCTACCTGACAGAAGTGGTGCGTATTCAAACGGATGTTGACGGACAAAAAGAGTCACTGAACCTGAAGCATTTTCTTGACAAGACGATCAATACCCTGAGTGCGGATTTACGGAAAACTGATGGAGAGATTGTGGTAAGCGTAGATGAAGAGACAGAAATCATCTTTAACTCAGCTTATCTTGACAGCGTACTGTTAAACTTTTTGAGTAACGCACTGAAATACAGGCACCCTAAACGTAAACCTCACATAAAAATCTGGACAGAAAAACAAGATGATTATCTCATACTTTCTATTGCCGACAATGGCAGAGGAATAGATCTGGATAAGTACGGAGCAAAACTTTTTGGCCTATATAAGACCTTCCATGAGCATCAGGATGCCCGGGGCGTAGGGCTTTTTATCACAAAAAACCAGATAGAAGCCATGGGGGGCAAAGTAAGCGTAGAAAGCACTATTAATATTGGAACAACCTTTAGAATATATTTTTGCTATGAAAAAAATAAAGCTTGCGTGCATCATTGA